In Rhodanobacter denitrificans, a single window of DNA contains:
- the merD gene encoding mercuric resistance transcriptional repressor MerD: MNAYTVSQLAKDAGVSVHIVRDYLVRGLLHPAARTDGGYGVFDANALHRLCFVRSAVEAGVGLDVVTRLCRSLDASNADKTVMCLAEVGGIVDERRQALVGLEAQLSALRAEVGRHEEARR; the protein is encoded by the coding sequence ATGAACGCCTACACCGTGTCACAGCTGGCTAAAGACGCCGGCGTGAGCGTGCATATCGTGCGTGACTACCTGGTGCGCGGGCTGCTGCATCCGGCCGCGCGCACCGATGGAGGTTATGGCGTGTTCGACGCGAACGCCCTGCACCGGCTTTGTTTCGTGCGGTCCGCGGTCGAGGCAGGGGTCGGCCTGGACGTCGTGACGCGACTGTGCCGGTCGCTGGATGCATCGAATGCCGATAAGACGGTGATGTGCCTGGCAGAGGTAGGCGGAATCGTCGATGAGCGGCGGCAGGCATTGGTGGGGTTGGAGGCGCAATTGAGCGCGCTGCGGGCAGAGGTTGGTCGACACGAAGAGGCACGGCGATGA
- a CDS encoding DUF2282 domain-containing protein, giving the protein MNTASILKSVLAGGLTLGLTTVAAAAGMQSKPMSMSHMEKCYGINAAQKNDCKAAGHSCASQDTKARDPNSFVAVPKGLCEKIDGGKLEPAQKG; this is encoded by the coding sequence ATGAATACCGCATCGATTCTGAAATCCGTTCTGGCGGGAGGACTCACGTTGGGTCTGACCACAGTCGCAGCGGCCGCAGGCATGCAGAGCAAACCGATGTCAATGAGTCATATGGAGAAGTGTTACGGCATCAACGCTGCGCAGAAGAACGACTGCAAAGCAGCAGGCCACTCCTGCGCCAGCCAGGACACCAAGGCCCGCGATCCAAACTCTTTCGTCGCGGTGCCCAAGGGCTTGTGCGAGAAGATCGACGGCGGCAAACTCGAACCGGCACAGAAGGGCTGA
- a CDS encoding DUF692 domain-containing protein → MHDASTLAAPPISAPSGVGIGLRAPHMQRVLSERPRVAWFEVHSENLFADGGALHAAIEHVRADYPLSLHGVGLSLGSADTFDDEHLATLCALVQRFEPGLVSDHICWGAIGGIHLNDLLPLPFTREALDLIVTRVQQVQDALGREFLVENVSSYLTFQHAEMSEWEFVAELIRRSGCGLLLDVNNVYVNSVNHGFDAHAYLRAMPRAAVREIHLGGFIRKTDLAVPLLIDSHSRPVDAEVWALYAGALDLFGPVPTLIEWDQDIPELEVLLAEAGRAEALLNGHRTHIA, encoded by the coding sequence ATGCACGACGCGAGCACGCTCGCGGCGCCACCGATCTCGGCTCCTTCTGGAGTCGGGATCGGTCTGCGTGCGCCACACATGCAGCGGGTGTTGAGCGAACGTCCGCGCGTGGCGTGGTTCGAGGTGCACAGTGAGAATTTGTTTGCCGACGGCGGAGCACTGCATGCGGCGATCGAGCATGTGCGCGCCGACTATCCGCTGAGCCTGCACGGTGTCGGCCTCTCGCTGGGATCAGCCGACACATTCGACGACGAGCATCTGGCGACGCTGTGTGCGCTGGTGCAACGCTTCGAACCGGGGCTGGTCTCCGATCACATTTGCTGGGGCGCGATCGGCGGCATCCACCTCAACGACCTGCTGCCGCTACCGTTCACCCGGGAGGCGCTGGACCTGATAGTGACGCGCGTGCAGCAGGTGCAGGACGCGCTGGGCCGCGAGTTCCTGGTCGAGAACGTTTCCAGCTATCTCACGTTCCAACACGCCGAGATGAGCGAGTGGGAGTTCGTCGCCGAATTGATACGTCGCAGTGGCTGCGGCCTGTTGCTCGACGTCAACAATGTCTACGTCAACAGCGTCAATCACGGCTTCGACGCGCATGCCTATCTGCGTGCGATGCCGCGCGCGGCGGTGCGCGAGATCCACTTGGGTGGATTTATTCGCAAGACCGATCTCGCGGTACCGCTATTGATCGACAGCCACAGCCGGCCGGTGGATGCCGAAGTCTGGGCGCTTTATGCCGGGGCACTGGATCTGTTCGGCCCCGTACCCACCCTGATTGAGTGGGATCAGGACATCCCCGAACTTGAGGTGTTGCTGGCGGAAGCCGGCCGCGCGGAGGCCCTGCTCAATGGTCACCGCACCCACATTGCTTGA
- the merP gene encoding mercury resistance system periplasmic binding protein MerP has translation MKKLAALIVLATAISAPAWAATKTATLSVSGMTCAACPITVKKALSQVPGVEKTEILFDKKEAVVTFDDAKTSTRALVSATTDAGYPSTVKN, from the coding sequence ATGAAGAAACTTGCCGCTCTCATCGTCCTTGCCACCGCCATTTCCGCGCCTGCCTGGGCGGCTACGAAGACCGCCACCCTGTCGGTGTCCGGTATGACGTGTGCCGCATGTCCCATCACCGTCAAGAAAGCGCTGTCCCAGGTTCCCGGTGTCGAAAAGACCGAGATCCTGTTCGACAAGAAGGAAGCCGTTGTGACCTTCGATGATGCCAAGACCAGCACCCGGGCACTCGTCAGCGCCACGACGGATGCGGGCTACCCCTCCACCGTTAAGAATTGA
- a CDS encoding CBASS cGAMP-activated phospholipase, translated as MLTLDGGGARGYLTLKILECVEAYLNTLTDNALPLGARFDLICGTSTGGIIALALALGRPVSEISALYERHVPRIFGSTMRRFGWMRNFRPRYRSDALREAMHAFFGDLTLGAVQTDVCVTAASLTNARPHLFRSDYAKPGPWRGEDRLADLALATSAAPTFFAAHATERLSDLVDGGLYANNPALLGVVEAFQFSRPSRRGIAPPHDLGATCLAQLAVLSIGTGEQCAMPYTPERLRNGGLLAWGAHFHNVIDESQSQYTNLLAAGLLGTAYHRINPRLDFPMAMDDVRRCPH; from the coding sequence GTGCTCACCCTGGATGGGGGCGGCGCCCGCGGTTATTTGACACTCAAGATTCTCGAATGCGTCGAAGCGTATTTGAATACGCTGACTGATAACGCGCTGCCGCTGGGGGCGCGTTTCGACCTCATCTGTGGTACGTCGACGGGCGGGATCATCGCACTGGCGCTGGCACTGGGCCGACCGGTGAGCGAGATATCCGCCCTGTATGAAAGACACGTGCCGCGCATCTTCGGTTCAACGATGCGGCGCTTCGGGTGGATGAGAAATTTCCGCCCCCGTTACCGCAGCGACGCCTTACGCGAGGCGATGCATGCGTTCTTCGGCGACCTCACCTTAGGCGCGGTGCAGACGGATGTCTGCGTCACCGCGGCCTCGCTGACCAATGCACGACCCCATCTCTTCCGCAGCGATTACGCGAAGCCAGGCCCATGGCGTGGCGAAGATCGTCTCGCCGATCTGGCATTAGCCACCTCGGCGGCGCCAACCTTCTTCGCCGCCCACGCGACGGAACGCCTGAGCGATCTCGTCGATGGTGGGCTCTACGCCAACAACCCCGCGCTACTCGGTGTGGTGGAGGCGTTCCAGTTCAGCCGCCCGAGTCGGCGCGGTATCGCGCCGCCTCACGACCTTGGTGCCACGTGCCTGGCACAACTGGCCGTATTGTCGATAGGCACCGGTGAGCAATGTGCCATGCCCTATACCCCAGAACGCTTGCGTAACGGCGGTTTGCTGGCCTGGGGTGCGCACTTCCACAACGTCATCGACGAAAGCCAGTCGCAGTACACCAATCTGTTGGCGGCGGGCCTGCTGGGTACCGCCTACCACCGCATCAACCCGCGTCTGGATTTTCCGATGGCCATGGATGACGTGCGTCGTTGCCCGCACTGA
- the merE gene encoding broad-spectrum mercury transporter MerE translates to MNGHERKSITGYLWAGLAVLTCPCHLPILAALLAGTTAGAFFSAHWVIAALGLISLFGLSVWRAIRAFGGRV, encoded by the coding sequence ATGAACGGTCACGAGCGCAAATCCATCACGGGTTACCTGTGGGCCGGGCTGGCTGTGCTGACGTGCCCGTGTCACCTCCCGATCCTGGCCGCGCTCTTGGCGGGTACGACGGCCGGCGCCTTTTTCAGTGCGCACTGGGTCATCGCGGCACTGGGGTTGATCAGCTTGTTCGGGCTATCCGTGTGGCGGGCGATACGTGCGTTTGGAGGACGCGTATGA
- a CDS encoding group III truncated hemoglobin, producing MKTIAMDSRELNSPEAIADFVDAFYAKVRVDAALGPIFKDVDLQQHIPKIRAYWRKMLLGDHEGYRRNMIAQHMALHTRHSLHHHHFQRWLALFVATVDEQFRGHAAIQAKRLASTIAVNLEALLDVRRK from the coding sequence GTGAAAACGATCGCCATGGATTCGCGTGAACTGAACTCACCGGAGGCCATTGCCGACTTCGTGGACGCCTTTTACGCCAAGGTGAGGGTTGATGCCGCGCTTGGACCGATCTTCAAAGACGTTGACCTGCAGCAACATATACCAAAGATTCGCGCGTATTGGCGCAAGATGCTGCTCGGTGACCATGAGGGCTATCGACGCAACATGATTGCCCAGCACATGGCGCTGCACACGCGACATTCCTTGCACCACCACCACTTTCAGCGGTGGTTGGCGTTATTTGTGGCAACCGTGGACGAGCAATTCCGCGGGCACGCCGCCATCCAGGCCAAGCGCCTTGCGTCCACGATCGCTGTCAACCTCGAAGCGCTGCTCGACGTCCGTCGGAAGTAA
- a CDS encoding (2Fe-2S)-binding protein has product MTDVCVCHSVTEEDIRHAVVAGVRSFEALQWLTGCSGGCGGCEQEARQLLSDIITEIACAHPTFHLRPSHDGQ; this is encoded by the coding sequence ATGACTGACGTTTGCGTGTGCCACAGCGTGACCGAGGAGGACATTCGCCACGCGGTGGTGGCCGGGGTGCGCAGTTTCGAAGCATTGCAGTGGCTCACCGGCTGCTCGGGTGGCTGCGGAGGCTGCGAGCAGGAAGCACGCCAGCTGCTAAGCGACATCATCACGGAAATCGCATGCGCACATCCGACCTTCCATCTCAGGCCGAGCCACGATGGGCAGTAG
- a CDS encoding DNA-binding domain-containing protein: protein MVTAPTLLELQRGFANAVLDRGSDLAQWVVGAGLAPAARLQVYGNAIASTQIETLRATYPAVQALVGEAFFEAAATRYRLHHPSTRGNLQAFGGAFAAFLATMPEAAALAYLPDVAQLEWLRQQSALAAEASPLAPATLDDTTSLSWRLHPSVRLLGSTHPVLTIWRYATAPEGERLQLDGRGEQVVLWRDGGEVAMTVLDAASFACIAALIDTRDLEAAYAAARAIDGAFDLAVCLRSLLKHQLIAAG from the coding sequence ATGGTCACCGCACCCACATTGCTTGAGTTGCAACGCGGTTTCGCCAACGCCGTGCTCGATCGCGGCAGTGACCTCGCGCAGTGGGTTGTCGGTGCCGGCCTCGCCCCCGCTGCACGGTTGCAGGTGTACGGCAACGCCATCGCCAGTACGCAGATCGAAACGCTGCGCGCCACGTACCCCGCGGTGCAAGCGCTGGTCGGCGAGGCCTTCTTCGAGGCCGCAGCGACGCGCTATCGCCTGCATCATCCGTCGACGCGCGGCAACCTGCAGGCGTTCGGCGGCGCCTTCGCCGCGTTTCTGGCCACGATGCCCGAAGCGGCAGCACTTGCCTATTTGCCTGATGTGGCGCAGTTGGAGTGGCTACGCCAGCAGTCCGCACTGGCCGCTGAAGCATCGCCACTGGCTCCGGCCACGCTCGATGACACGACATCGTTGTCCTGGCGGTTGCATCCCAGCGTGCGCCTGCTGGGCAGTACGCATCCGGTGCTGACGATCTGGCGTTACGCCACCGCCCCCGAAGGCGAGCGGCTGCAGCTGGATGGTCGCGGCGAACAGGTCGTGTTGTGGCGTGACGGCGGCGAGGTGGCGATGACCGTGCTGGACGCAGCGAGCTTCGCCTGCATCGCCGCGCTGATCGATACGCGTGATCTGGAGGCCGCGTATGCGGCGGCTCGGGCCATCGACGGAGCATTCGATCTCGCGGTTTGTCTGCGCAGTCTGCTGAAGCACCAACTGATTGCAGCGGGTTGA
- the merR gene encoding Hg(II)-responsive transcriptional regulator, with protein MGKPSEQLTIGAFAKAAGVNLETIRFYQRKGLLPEPDKPYGSIRRYGDTDVARVKFIKSAQRLGFSLDEVAQLLALEDGTHCSEAAQFAAQHLADVRGRLKDLKRMETVLARLVAQCHSHRGTITCPLIASLHGR; from the coding sequence ATGGGGAAGCCATCGGAACAACTGACCATCGGTGCGTTTGCCAAAGCCGCGGGGGTCAACCTGGAAACCATCCGGTTTTATCAGCGCAAGGGGCTGCTTCCGGAACCGGACAAACCCTATGGCAGCATCCGCCGCTATGGTGATACCGATGTCGCTCGTGTGAAATTCATCAAGTCAGCGCAGCGTTTGGGCTTCAGCCTCGACGAAGTCGCACAGTTGCTCGCCCTGGAGGACGGCACCCATTGCAGTGAGGCGGCACAATTCGCCGCGCAGCACCTGGCCGACGTGCGGGGACGCCTGAAAGACCTCAAGCGCATGGAAACCGTACTGGCTCGATTGGTCGCGCAATGTCATTCGCATCGCGGCACCATTACCTGCCCCCTCATCGCCTCCCTGCATGGCCGTTGA
- a CDS encoding site-specific integrase produces MKRNSDLRLPTLPPIAPPEQLATEAAAAVRDILAEAASANTARSYASALRYCAAWYQGRYGQPFALPLPEAVVIQFIVDHLARRSESALTWELPPALDAALVEAGLKQRLGPLKLSTISHRIAVLSKAHQWRRVANPCEQPAVRHLLARARRAAVKRGDRPTKKTAITQPELAALLATCDASLTGVRDRALLLFAFASGGRRRSEVAAADLSDLRRVGERAFVYHLGHSKTQQAGPSVTATPDKPILGPAADALAAWLAAAQLTDGPIFRRLWRHRIGGGLSPASVAAIVQRRAAMAGLEGDFGGHSLRSGFVTEGGRQGIALPALMAMTEHRAVGSVIGYFQAGGVTDNPAARLLDDGILHASHASSPSSVSGDDAS; encoded by the coding sequence ATGAAAAGAAACAGCGATTTGCGACTTCCCACCCTGCCTCCTATCGCTCCGCCGGAGCAATTGGCCACGGAAGCGGCGGCGGCCGTGCGCGACATCCTGGCCGAAGCGGCGTCGGCGAACACCGCGCGCAGTTATGCCAGCGCGCTGCGCTACTGCGCCGCCTGGTATCAGGGCCGCTACGGCCAGCCGTTTGCCCTGCCATTGCCCGAGGCGGTGGTGATCCAGTTCATCGTCGACCACCTGGCCCGTCGGAGCGAATCGGCGCTCACCTGGGAGCTGCCGCCCGCACTGGATGCCGCACTGGTCGAGGCCGGCCTCAAACAACGCCTGGGGCCGCTGAAGTTGAGTACGATCAGCCATCGGATCGCCGTGCTGTCCAAAGCGCACCAGTGGCGTCGCGTGGCCAACCCGTGCGAGCAGCCGGCCGTCCGTCACCTGCTGGCCCGCGCCCGCCGCGCCGCGGTCAAACGCGGCGACCGCCCCACCAAGAAGACCGCGATCACCCAGCCCGAGCTGGCCGCGCTGCTGGCCACCTGCGATGCCTCCCTGACCGGGGTGCGCGATCGCGCGCTGCTGCTGTTCGCGTTCGCCAGCGGCGGGCGCCGACGCAGTGAAGTGGCCGCCGCGGACCTGAGCGATCTGCGCCGGGTCGGCGAGCGCGCGTTCGTGTACCACCTGGGGCACAGTAAGACCCAACAGGCCGGACCGAGCGTCACCGCCACGCCCGACAAGCCCATCCTGGGTCCCGCGGCCGACGCACTGGCCGCTTGGCTGGCGGCGGCTCAGCTCACGGACGGCCCGATCTTCCGTCGGCTGTGGCGGCACCGCATTGGTGGCGGCCTCTCACCCGCCTCGGTCGCAGCCATCGTGCAACGCCGCGCCGCGATGGCTGGGTTGGAGGGGGACTTCGGCGGGCACAGTCTGCGCTCGGGCTTTGTCACCGAAGGCGGCCGCCAAGGCATCGCGCTGCCGGCGTTGATGGCCATGACCGAGCACCGCGCGGTGGGCAGCGTAATCGGGTACTTCCAGGCCGGTGGCGTGACCGACAATCCCGCGGCGCGCCTGCTCGACGATGGCATCCTGCATGCGTCGCACGCATCGTCCCCCTCATCGGTTTCGGGCGACGATGCGTCATGA
- a CDS encoding dihydrolipoyl dehydrogenase family protein — translation MAAAAGWKVAVVDSLPYGGTCALRGCDPKKMLIAVTEGVDWARNLKGKGLRAQTAVDWPDMIAFKRSFTDLMSGRIEAGMQRAGVVPLHGQARFTGPNTIEVNGELLTARHFHLATGARPMTLNIPGENLLITSTDFLELPERPDRVVFVGGGFIAMEFAHICKRAGSRDVTVLEMMKRPLGNFDPDMVGMLSEATADLGIDLRTEARVLTIEQDGAGFIVTYETPQGTQTIACDRVVHATGRVPNIEHLNLDAAGVAYGRKGIQVSPFMRTTNPAIFAAGDCADSGPNLTPVSANEGRIAGKNLLAGKDERAIHYPPIPSVVFTLPPVASVGLSEDAAREQGLDFDAHFEITAQWYSSLRVGARHSAYKVLVEKGSGNILGAHLIGPGAEEQINLLAMAMGAGLTANKLKGIIFAYPSYASDISSMV, via the coding sequence ATGGCTGCGGCGGCAGGCTGGAAGGTCGCCGTGGTCGATAGCTTGCCTTATGGCGGTACGTGCGCCTTACGCGGGTGTGACCCCAAAAAAATGCTGATCGCCGTGACCGAGGGCGTCGACTGGGCGCGCAACTTGAAAGGCAAGGGGCTTCGGGCGCAAACCGCTGTCGATTGGCCCGACATGATCGCTTTCAAGCGCAGCTTTACCGACCTCATGTCAGGTCGGATCGAAGCCGGGATGCAGCGGGCCGGTGTCGTTCCCCTGCATGGCCAGGCCCGCTTCACCGGACCAAACACGATTGAAGTGAATGGCGAACTCCTGACCGCTCGGCATTTTCACCTTGCCACCGGCGCCCGGCCGATGACCTTGAATATCCCGGGCGAAAACCTGCTGATCACCAGCACCGACTTCCTCGAATTGCCGGAGCGGCCGGACAGGGTCGTCTTCGTCGGCGGCGGATTCATCGCGATGGAATTTGCCCACATCTGCAAACGCGCCGGCTCAAGGGACGTCACGGTACTAGAAATGATGAAGCGCCCGTTGGGCAATTTCGACCCCGACATGGTCGGCATGCTTTCCGAAGCGACCGCCGATCTGGGCATCGACCTGCGGACCGAGGCCAGGGTGTTGACGATCGAGCAGGACGGCGCCGGGTTCATCGTGACCTATGAAACGCCGCAAGGCACCCAGACCATTGCCTGCGACAGGGTGGTGCATGCCACCGGGCGCGTGCCCAACATCGAGCATCTCAACCTGGACGCCGCGGGCGTGGCCTACGGCCGTAAGGGCATCCAAGTCAGTCCCTTCATGCGCACGACCAACCCGGCGATCTTCGCGGCCGGCGACTGCGCGGACAGCGGCCCCAATCTCACCCCGGTCTCGGCCAACGAGGGCCGGATCGCGGGCAAGAACCTGCTCGCCGGAAAAGACGAGCGCGCGATCCACTACCCGCCGATCCCCAGCGTCGTCTTCACGCTTCCGCCCGTGGCGTCCGTCGGGCTGTCCGAAGACGCGGCACGCGAGCAGGGGCTGGACTTTGACGCGCATTTCGAGATAACCGCGCAGTGGTATTCCTCCCTGCGCGTGGGCGCGCGACACAGCGCCTACAAGGTGTTGGTCGAGAAAGGCAGCGGGAACATCCTGGGCGCGCATCTGATCGGCCCCGGCGCCGAGGAACAGATCAATCTGCTCGCCATGGCCATGGGCGCTGGACTGACGGCGAACAAGCTCAAGGGCATCATCTTTGCCTATCCCAGCTATGCCTCGGACATCAGTTCGATGGTGTAG
- the merC gene encoding organomercurial transporter MerC: MSLTPLTRTADKAGVIGAIVTAMGCAACFPALASLGAAIGLGFLSQYEGVFIHYLLPLFAMVALLANGIAGFRHRQWLRMALGVIGPVLVLIGALRMAAWLLYPGLVLMVAVSIWDLVSPPGKGHRGAKRDDACC; encoded by the coding sequence ATGTCTCTCACTCCACTCACACGCACCGCCGACAAAGCGGGCGTAATCGGGGCCATCGTCACAGCGATGGGATGCGCTGCTTGCTTTCCTGCACTCGCCAGCCTGGGCGCCGCGATCGGATTGGGCTTTCTGAGCCAGTACGAGGGCGTATTCATCCATTACTTGCTGCCACTGTTTGCGATGGTCGCCTTGCTTGCCAACGGGATCGCCGGCTTCCGTCATCGGCAGTGGTTACGCATGGCCCTTGGCGTGATCGGACCGGTCTTGGTGCTGATCGGGGCCTTGCGCATGGCGGCGTGGCTGCTCTATCCCGGGCTGGTCTTGATGGTCGCGGTATCCATCTGGGATCTGGTATCGCCGCCGGGAAAGGGGCACCGCGGTGCGAAGCGAGACGACGCCTGCTGTTGA
- the merA gene encoding mercury(II) reductase: MNEQTLSVIGMTCADCARHVEKALRALPDVVAADVAYPQNVAHVRSTQPLTVEQLNAGLPQNYRIAAASAPQADTLARKSSMLDQALGSLGGWFKPRGDVDRTPTASEQRLHVAVIGTGGGAMAAALKAVELGARVTVIERGTVGGTCVNIGCVPSKIMIRAAHVAHLRRSSPFDDGISSTGPVVRRDRLLAQQQGRVDELRHAKYEGILDTNPNIQLLRGEARFKDAHTLVVTSTAGRGESEVSFDRCLIATGAHAAVPPIPGLKDTPYWTSTEALASDAIPPRLAVIGSSVVAVELAQAFARLGSHVTILARSSLFFREDPAIGEAITAAFRAEGIEVLEHTQASQVAHANGEFVLTTGHGEVRADRLLVATGRTANTRDLALEAAGVAVNAQNAIVVDRGMRTSAPHIYAAGDCTDQPQFVYVAAAAGTRAAINLMGGEATLDLTTMPAVVFTEPQVATVGLSEAEAHLQGIETDSRTLSLDNVPRALVNFDTHGFIKLVAEAGSGRLIGVQAVTPEAGEIIQAAALAIRARMTVQELADQLFPYLTMVEGLKLAAQTFTKDVKQLSCCAG; the protein is encoded by the coding sequence ATGAACGAACAAACCCTCTCTGTGATCGGCATGACGTGCGCCGATTGCGCCCGACATGTTGAAAAAGCGCTCCGGGCGTTGCCTGACGTCGTCGCCGCTGACGTCGCCTACCCGCAAAATGTGGCGCACGTCCGTAGTACCCAGCCATTGACGGTGGAGCAACTCAACGCGGGTCTGCCGCAAAACTACCGGATCGCCGCCGCCTCGGCACCGCAAGCCGACACACTCGCGCGCAAGTCCTCCATGCTCGACCAGGCCTTGGGCTCGCTGGGTGGTTGGTTCAAGCCGCGTGGCGATGTCGACCGCACGCCCACCGCTTCGGAGCAGCGACTGCACGTTGCTGTCATCGGCACGGGCGGCGGGGCCATGGCGGCAGCGCTGAAGGCCGTTGAACTCGGCGCCCGGGTGACCGTCATCGAGCGCGGAACCGTCGGTGGTACCTGCGTCAATATCGGCTGCGTGCCGTCGAAGATCATGATCCGCGCCGCGCACGTGGCCCACCTGCGTCGAAGCAGTCCGTTCGATGACGGCATCTCCAGTACGGGGCCGGTGGTTCGGCGTGACCGACTGCTCGCCCAACAGCAAGGTCGTGTCGACGAACTGCGTCACGCCAAGTACGAGGGGATTCTCGATACCAACCCCAACATCCAGCTGCTGCGTGGCGAAGCGCGTTTCAAGGACGCACACACGCTCGTCGTCACGTCGACGGCGGGGCGTGGTGAATCGGAGGTGTCTTTCGATCGCTGCCTGATCGCCACGGGTGCCCACGCGGCGGTGCCGCCCATCCCCGGCTTGAAGGACACCCCGTATTGGACGTCCACCGAGGCATTAGCCAGTGACGCGATTCCGCCGCGGCTCGCCGTCATCGGCTCGTCAGTGGTTGCGGTGGAATTGGCGCAAGCCTTCGCGCGGTTGGGCAGTCACGTCACCATCTTGGCGCGCAGCAGCTTGTTCTTTCGCGAAGATCCGGCCATCGGCGAGGCGATCACGGCGGCGTTCCGTGCCGAAGGCATCGAGGTGTTGGAGCACACCCAGGCCAGCCAAGTTGCCCATGCCAACGGTGAATTCGTGCTCACCACCGGGCACGGCGAAGTGCGTGCCGATCGGTTGCTGGTGGCCACGGGCCGGACCGCCAACACGCGTGACCTCGCGCTGGAGGCGGCGGGTGTTGCGGTGAATGCTCAAAACGCCATCGTGGTCGATCGCGGTATGCGAACCAGTGCGCCGCACATCTATGCTGCGGGCGATTGCACCGACCAGCCGCAGTTCGTCTACGTGGCGGCCGCCGCCGGTACACGTGCCGCCATCAACCTGATGGGGGGCGAGGCGACCTTGGATCTCACCACCATGCCGGCGGTGGTGTTCACGGAGCCCCAAGTCGCGACCGTAGGCCTTAGCGAGGCGGAAGCGCACCTGCAGGGTATCGAGACGGATAGCCGCACACTTTCACTCGATAACGTGCCGCGGGCGCTCGTCAATTTCGACACCCATGGCTTTATCAAGCTGGTGGCCGAAGCGGGTAGCGGCCGGCTCATCGGGGTGCAGGCGGTGACGCCGGAAGCCGGCGAGATCATCCAGGCGGCCGCACTGGCGATCCGGGCGCGCATGACCGTGCAGGAGCTTGCCGATCAGTTGTTCCCGTACCTGACGATGGTCGAGGGCCTGAAACTGGCGGCACAGACCTTCACCAAGGACGTCAAGCAACTTTCCTGCTGTGCCGGATGA
- the merT gene encoding mercuric ion transporter MerT yields the protein MKNTQVVKKTGSGALLAGGITALLASTCCLGPLVLVALGFSGAWIGNLTVLEPYRPYFIGAALIAMVFAWRRIYRPATACAPGDVCAVPQVRTTYKVLFWIVAALVLVALTFPYLATLFY from the coding sequence ATGAAAAATACCCAAGTCGTCAAGAAAACAGGTTCCGGCGCTCTTCTGGCCGGGGGTATCACCGCACTACTGGCGTCGACCTGTTGCCTTGGTCCCCTGGTCTTGGTCGCCCTTGGGTTCAGTGGCGCCTGGATCGGCAACCTGACTGTGCTTGAGCCGTACCGCCCGTACTTTATCGGTGCAGCGCTGATCGCGATGGTCTTCGCCTGGCGACGCATCTACCGGCCTGCTACGGCGTGCGCGCCTGGTGACGTCTGCGCTGTGCCGCAGGTCAGGACCACCTACAAAGTCTTGTTCTGGATCGTCGCAGCCCTGGTGCTCGTGGCGCTGACCTTTCCCTATCTCGCCACGCTGTTTTACTGA